Proteins co-encoded in one Carcharodon carcharias isolate sCarCar2 chromosome 7, sCarCar2.pri, whole genome shotgun sequence genomic window:
- the sdr42e1 gene encoding short-chain dehydrogenase/reductase family 42E member 1 isoform X2 has translation MRLGCALHRMGRKVVLFDIHKPIQQVPDAVVFIKGDICNYLEVEAVFRKVDCVFHLASYGMSGREQLNKKLIEDINLKGTEHVIQACLNNGIPRLLYTSTYNVVFGGQVIKNGDESLPYLPLHLHPDHYSRTKSLAEMKVLQANGTKLKKGTGVLQTCALRPAGIYGPGEQRHLPRIVNYIENGLFKFVYGAADSLVEFVHVDNLVSAHILASGSLTARKYHIAGGQAYFISDGKPVNNFEFFKPLVEGLGYKHPTIRLPLRLVYFFAFLIEVIHFCVGHIYNFQPFLTRTEVYKTGVTHYFSLQKARKELGYNPQEHSLIEVVEWFKKRGHGRKVTRYNIKRLIWDVIFLILLSAVIMSWLPVVSASYPM, from the exons Atgag attGGGTTGTGCCCTGCACAGGATGGGCAGAAAGGTGGTCCTCTTTGACATCCACAAGCCCATTCAGCAAGTGCCTGATGCAGTAGTCTTTATAAAGGGAGATATTTGCAACTACCTGGAAGTAGAGGCTGTGTTCAGGAAGGTGGATTGTGTTTTCCATTTAGCTTCATATGGCATGTCTGGAAGggaacaattaaataaaaaactaATAGAGGACATCAACCTTAAAGGAACAGAGCATGTGATCCAGGCCTGTCTGAACAATGGGATACCAAGACTGCTTTATACAAGTACATATAATGTTGTGTTTGGAGGCCAAGTAATTAAAAATGGGGATGAATCTCTCCCTTATCTTCCGCTGCATCTTCATCCAGATCACTACTCGAGGACCAAATCTTTAGCAGAGATGAAGGTGCTACAAGCAAATGGCACAAAACTAAAGAAAGGCACTGGTGTTTTACAGACCTGTGCCCTACGCCCAGCAGGCATTTATGGACCCGGTGAACAAAGACATCTTCCCAGAATAGTTAATTATATAGAGAATGGACTCTTCAAGTTTGTGTATGGGGCAGCAGACAGTCTGGTGGAATTTGTCCATGTTGACAACCTTGTTTCTGCACACATACTAGCGTCGGGATCTCTAACAGCAAGAAAATATCACATTGCTGGTGGCCAGGCTTATTTTATCTCTGATGGCAAGCCAGTAAACAACTTTGAATTTTTCAAACCATTAGTGGAAGGCCTTGGATACAAGCACCCCACAATTCGACTGCCACTCAGACTGGTCTATTTTTTTGCCTTCCTCATTGAAGTCATTCATTTTTGTGTAGGCCACATTTATAATTTTCAGCCCTTTCTGACTCGCACAGAAGTCTATAAAACAGGAGTCACTCATTACTTCAGCCTGCAGAAGGCTAGAAAAGAACTAGGGTACAACCCGCAAGAACATAGTCTGATTGAAGTCGTAGAGTGGTTTAAAAAACGTGGTCATGGGCGAAAGGTAACCAGGTACAACATTAAACGCCTTATATGGGATGTGATTTTTTTAATATTGTTGTCCGCTGTTATCATGTCTTGGCTTCCAGTTGTTTCAGCATCGTATCCCATGTAG
- the sdr42e1 gene encoding short-chain dehydrogenase/reductase family 42E member 1 isoform X1: METSATETILITGGGGYLGYRLGCALHRMGRKVVLFDIHKPIQQVPDAVVFIKGDICNYLEVEAVFRKVDCVFHLASYGMSGREQLNKKLIEDINLKGTEHVIQACLNNGIPRLLYTSTYNVVFGGQVIKNGDESLPYLPLHLHPDHYSRTKSLAEMKVLQANGTKLKKGTGVLQTCALRPAGIYGPGEQRHLPRIVNYIENGLFKFVYGAADSLVEFVHVDNLVSAHILASGSLTARKYHIAGGQAYFISDGKPVNNFEFFKPLVEGLGYKHPTIRLPLRLVYFFAFLIEVIHFCVGHIYNFQPFLTRTEVYKTGVTHYFSLQKARKELGYNPQEHSLIEVVEWFKKRGHGRKVTRYNIKRLIWDVIFLILLSAVIMSWLPVVSASYPM, from the exons ATGGAAACCTCAGCAACAGAAACTATCCTGATCACTGGCGGGGGAGGTTATTTAGGATATAG attGGGTTGTGCCCTGCACAGGATGGGCAGAAAGGTGGTCCTCTTTGACATCCACAAGCCCATTCAGCAAGTGCCTGATGCAGTAGTCTTTATAAAGGGAGATATTTGCAACTACCTGGAAGTAGAGGCTGTGTTCAGGAAGGTGGATTGTGTTTTCCATTTAGCTTCATATGGCATGTCTGGAAGggaacaattaaataaaaaactaATAGAGGACATCAACCTTAAAGGAACAGAGCATGTGATCCAGGCCTGTCTGAACAATGGGATACCAAGACTGCTTTATACAAGTACATATAATGTTGTGTTTGGAGGCCAAGTAATTAAAAATGGGGATGAATCTCTCCCTTATCTTCCGCTGCATCTTCATCCAGATCACTACTCGAGGACCAAATCTTTAGCAGAGATGAAGGTGCTACAAGCAAATGGCACAAAACTAAAGAAAGGCACTGGTGTTTTACAGACCTGTGCCCTACGCCCAGCAGGCATTTATGGACCCGGTGAACAAAGACATCTTCCCAGAATAGTTAATTATATAGAGAATGGACTCTTCAAGTTTGTGTATGGGGCAGCAGACAGTCTGGTGGAATTTGTCCATGTTGACAACCTTGTTTCTGCACACATACTAGCGTCGGGATCTCTAACAGCAAGAAAATATCACATTGCTGGTGGCCAGGCTTATTTTATCTCTGATGGCAAGCCAGTAAACAACTTTGAATTTTTCAAACCATTAGTGGAAGGCCTTGGATACAAGCACCCCACAATTCGACTGCCACTCAGACTGGTCTATTTTTTTGCCTTCCTCATTGAAGTCATTCATTTTTGTGTAGGCCACATTTATAATTTTCAGCCCTTTCTGACTCGCACAGAAGTCTATAAAACAGGAGTCACTCATTACTTCAGCCTGCAGAAGGCTAGAAAAGAACTAGGGTACAACCCGCAAGAACATAGTCTGATTGAAGTCGTAGAGTGGTTTAAAAAACGTGGTCATGGGCGAAAGGTAACCAGGTACAACATTAAACGCCTTATATGGGATGTGATTTTTTTAATATTGTTGTCCGCTGTTATCATGTCTTGGCTTCCAGTTGTTTCAGCATCGTATCCCATGTAG